From Pedobacter aquae:
AACTACATAACTTTCCGTAAGCTTGTTTAATCTTTCAGAATTTAAAGGCAACCTCAAAACACCCCCTATCTGCGCTAGCACTTTAATTAATGTAACGGGAACTGACCACAACCTTGGCTTTAAGTTTAAGCTTAAAGCTATTTCTGCTACAAGCTCTTTAGTTGCTAAGCTCTTATCATCTGCTAAGTTATAAACCCCTGAAGGTATCTCTCTTTCTAGTAATTCTTTTATCACAAAACAAAAATTCTCTATGCTTAGAAAAGAACGTTTATTCTCAAAAGCAGCTAAAGGATATGGAATTCCTTTACTCACAAATTTATAAAGCAAGTTTAAATTCCCCTTATTACCCGGACCATGAATCATACAGGGTCTTAAAATATAATAAGATTTTCCTTCTGGCAATGGTTGGCTTTTGATATATTCCTCTGCCATTAACTTGGATTTTCCATAATGAGTTTGAGGGTCAGGCTTAATCTCCTCCGTTAATATATCATTCACTGAATCTGCGGCGGCTTTTACCGAACTGATATAAATAAACTTACGAGCATCTGATTTTAAAAAAGCATCGTAAAGCTGCTTGGTTAGTTCAAAATTTGCATTATAATAATCTTGGGGTTGAGAAGCGTTTTTCAAATCATGAGCTTTACCGGCTAGGTGGATGATGGCTTCTTTATCGTTTAAATATATTTCTTGATTAGGGACGTATCTTAATGATAGTTTATAAATCTCGTACTCAGCAAGATATGGAATAAGATTCTGTCCGGTGAAACCGGAGGTGCCGGTGATGGTTAGTTTCATGATATTAGAGCAAATTAATTTTTTATAACATTCTCACTAAGATATTTTCTCGCTCGTTCTGTAAGTTTATATTTTTGTAAGCGGCTATTGGGCTTTTCTGGAATGGTTTGAACAATTAAGCCTAATGAAATGGCTGGGTGAATATAGTTATCTCTAAAGGTAGCTCTATGCTTAATTCCTAATCTGGCTCGCATTTCGCTGGAAGATAATTCTCCTTGAGCTAGTAATTTCAACAGTTGAATGACTGGGTCGGCGACTGGGTCGGTGACTGGGTCGGTGAAGGCTAAGTAATGTGCAGAAATTGGTACTGTAACTTCAAATACTGTTAATTTAGAAAAATCGAAAAGCGCTGAGCCATTGCCATTTTCTAATAATTCCTCTTTTACCCGGGTAACGCCCCTGCTAAATCTTAAGGATAAAGGAGCAAGGAATAAAGACACCTTACTATTAACATAGCCTAAAATCTTTAAGGCTTCCGCGATAACTGGATTACGATAATCATTTACATTGGGAAAATTTTCGGGGCGAGCATTACCATACAAATTCCCAGGATTCATTAACTCTATACGATTTGAATATTCATAAAAGCGAATTGGAGTATTTGATTCATAATCACGATGCATGATTGCGTTCATCATTAATTCTCGGATTGCACAAAAAGAATAATTTTTAACGGTTTCTTCTCTTAGAACCGTAACAGGTACTGGATGCCTCTTTATAAGAGAAGTTTCTATAAAAGTATCTAATTTTAAAAGAACTGAGAACAAATCTCCAGAGAATTTAAGCTCATTATTTATTTCAGAGCCTAGTGTTAGTCCTTTAAAACTTACATATTGAACATAAGCCCCAAAAAGAAAAAACTCGGGGCTCTTACCAAATAATAGTACACCTGCATGAGTTGGACAATTGTATCTAACATCAAAAAAACGTAATGAGGCTAATTTTTGAACGATGGTTCTATTATCTGCTTTTAGGCTTTCTGAACTTGCCACATTAGGGGATTTCGGAGCGCAAAACCTTCTACCAAGCACAAATGTTGATAGAGCTACTTCACTTGAATTAACCACGTTAGCCTCCATTGCGGCAAACGGCTGTGGCTGTTGTGTGTTCGGCATACTTTTTAGTACGCTAACTTTTTGTTATTCAGTTCCACATTAAAGTTCACTTTCGCACCCAAAGCTTCAAAAACTTTCATAATAGTTTCAAATCTTGCATTTTTTACACTGTTTTCAATTTTTGAAATTTGAGCTTTTTGAACACCTACAAGTTCGCCTAATTCTTTTTGGGTCATATTTCGTTCTTGTCGAGCTTGTTTTATCGCTTGTCCTAACAAGTCAATTCTCAACTCATTTTCAAATGCTTCTCGCTTTTCTGTTCCACGCTTTCCAATGTGTTTGTCAATCATTGTTTCAAGCGAAACGGTTTTAAATTTATTGGTCGCCATATTATTTATTTTTTGCTTTGTATTCTAAATATTGTTTTCTAATTTCTTCCGCCTTTTTAATTTCATTTGTTGGGGTTTTCTGTGTTTTCTTTAAAATTCCGTGTGTAGCCACCACCAAAGTTTCTTTACCATTTGATTTGACCCAAAATGAAAAAAGTCGGAATGCTTTTCCATTGTACAAAGTCCTAAATTCCCAAATGAAGTCATTGAGCTTTTTGAATAATTCATTATCGTTTACAAATTGAGCTTTTTTGATATTGTAATAAATTTTTTCTCTAGATTTATGATCAAGATTTTCTAAAAACTCTATTGCTTCTGGTAGTAACTCAATGTCAAAATTTGGCTTCATTCATAGTTTTTGTCAAAGATAAATATTTCCTTATTGGGAAACAATCATTTTCAGTAAATTCGATTTGTCAAGTAGATTGGAAGCTGGTAAATTTGAAATAATAAATCGCAGATGATGGAAGTATCGGATTTTCCCAAGGTGATGATGTCTTGCTTTTTAGAGTTGAAAAAATTGACCTTCCTAAGAACCCTGTTGATCCCGTCAATATGATATCCATTATTTTATCTTTTCTAAATATTTTATAGCCCTAGCGGTTAGCTTATATTTTTGTAAGCGGCTATTGGGCTTTTCTGGAATGGTTTGAACAATTAAGCCTAATGAAATGGCTGGATGGATATAGTTATCTCTAAAGTTAGCTCTATGCTTGATTCCTAATCTGGCTCGCATTTCGCTGGAAGATAATTCTCCTTGAGCTAGTAATTTCAACAGTTGAATGACTAGGTCGGTAAAGGCTAAATAATGCGAAGAAATAGGTACCTTAACTTCAAAAACAGTTACTTTAGAAAAATCATTTGCAAAGGCACAAATAGCAATAGCGAACTTTTGTGTATTATTTGTAGAAACAGTACGCTCTACCCTATCTGATTCAAGATCTAGCAAAAGTTCTCTTAACTGTATTTTAGTTATCAAAATATTTACTTTTTACTCAAATATAAGAATGCTTATGTATAATCTATTGCTATTCTGGAAATAGTAGCTGTACTTAAAATAGCGTTATAAACAGAATAAACTGCTTTAAACGTTTTTTAAATCATACGCTTTAGCAGCTAGGTGGATGGTGGCTTCTGTACTATCTAAATATATTTCTTGATTGGGAACATCTCTTAAAGATAGTTTACAAATCTCGTAATCAGCAAGGTATGGAATAAGATTTTGACCATTTAAGCCGAAGGTACCGGTAATGGTTAGTTTCATGATTTAAACTGCTCTAAAGTACTTTTATTCATTTCCTTTCTCTCCTTATCATTAAACCATCCCCACTTATTGAAATAGGTAAACATAGACTTTAAAAATATTTTAAACAACTTAAAACTTTTATTTGCTCCACCCTCATAACCATGATAAACACAAACTTCAGGAAAATAAACTGTCTTATATTTTTGATGCATTCGTCTTGATAAATCAAAATCCTCAAAATACATGAAAAAATTTTCGTCATACATTCCTACTTCCTTAATAGCATCCAATCTTAGTAAAGTGAAACATCCTGAAAGTATTGGAACGTTTAGTATTTGATCTTTGGAAAAATCTCTTAATTCATATTTATTGATGAATTTTTGATGATTGAGGTCTATCTTTTTTAATTTTCGTCTAAAAATCCAAGCAGGATGAGGTAATAATTTTGGTAGATGCTGAATAGTCCCATCTTCATTTAAAACTTTAGGCATCAACATTCCAACATCTGGATTCTGCTCCATGTAGTTAATCATTGGAGTAAAAACGTCTTCTTCAATAATAATATCTGGATTGATAATAAAATGGTATTTTGAACCAGCATCGATTGCCTTTTTTATGGCGATGTTGTGAGCGGCACCGAAGCCAGGATTTGAGGGGTTGTGGATGTATATTAATTCTATTTTTCTTGAACAATTTAATGTCGAATCTCCCAATATTTCAATCTTAGAGTTATCAATTAGAAAGAGTTTCATATTCGAACTATATAAACTAGCTAATAGTTTCATCAGCTGTCCAATCGTATGCTTGAATAAGACAATACTTCCTGAGATTTTCATTATATTAGTTTTGTTCATTTAGCGTATTAATTATAAGATCAAAAATGCTATCTGCGGTTTTCCGCCATTCATACATAAGTTTAAGCTTTTTCAAATGGGAGGAATACTTTTCTTGATCTATATCACCGTTAATGAATAACGTGATTTTTTCCAAAATATCCATCAAATTGTAAGGGTCAACATAGATTACAGAGTCCCCATAAATTTCAGGCATGCAAGAGGTATTAGCTACAAAAGAAATTTTTTTATAGAATGATGCTTCTATCGGAGGGAATCCAAATCCTTCAAGTAAACTGATATAAATATTAGCAATACTATACTCATATAAACTCGACAATTCGTCATTGCTTACATACGGCATAAGTATTATATTGGTTAATAATTTTTCTTGAATTGCCTTTTCAACGGCAACTCTATAACTTCCATTGCACCCTACAATTACAAATTTATAACCACTTCCTTTAAGAGAGTTTGCCACTTCTAGCAACATCATAATATTCTTATGTGGATAATTAGCTCCAACTGTTAGAAAATACTTCTCAGTCTTGAGATTAAAACCAAATACTTCACTTGATTTATTTACCTGTTGTGATTGACGGTTATAAAAATGATCTGCGCCATTATATATCGTTGAGATTTGATTGTCACTAATATTATATTTTGTTAAGACTTCGTGTCGTGTAAAATTGGAAATAGCTATTACTTTAGATTTTTTTATAATTTTGGGTACCAAATACTTGAAATAAAAATATTGCATTTTGTTCTGTCTTGGGTAATTAAGGCAAATAAGATCATGAATTGTAATCACCTGCTGCGATGTTCCAGCAAAAAAACCGTGAGTAGAGGGGCTATAAACAACATCATATCCAAGAGCAATTTTTTTAAGTACTAACCAGTTCCAGAGAATCCTATGCAACGAACGCTTCTTGCAAAAAATTTTTTCAAGAATTGCAGGAAGTCTAATATATTCAACATTTATTTGCGGAATAAATTCTAAATGCTCAACATCATAGCTATAGATGGTAAAATCGATTTTATCAGTTTGAAAGTGATTGATTAATTTTTTCAATACTTCTATTGTGTACACGCTTACACCATTTAACTGCTTGCTTAGGATGGAGGCATTAACAAGAACTCTTCCTACTTTTTTCATCTGATCGACTTTTAATTTAAATTGTGACTCAATTCCATATAAACCAGTTCGTAGAGATGTGCAATTCTGTTAATATTAAATCTCTCAGCATTTGATTTACCAGCCTCTATCAAATCAAATCTATATTTATGATCAGATGTAATTTTGATTAACCCTTTAAGAATCGATTCTTTATCTCTTGGATCAACAAAACATGCAGCGTCTCCGGCAACTTCAGGCATAGGCTCAATATCAGAAGTTAGGACGCAACGCCCTATTGCATTGCCTTCAATTATTGGCATACCAAAACCTTCATATATAGAGCAAAAACTGACAATATCACAAGCCTGATATTCCGAAATAAGTTCAATATCAGAGAGGCCTTCTTTGATAAGATAACTAATACCATAATCCTTCATTCGTAATTCCTGTTCAAGTGCCACACTTCCAATAATAATTAATGTGCAATTAAAATCCCTAATTACCTCTATAATATTATCTAAATTCTTGTTCCATCCAGTTCCCACTTGCAATATAGCCGGACAGGAGATGTTGAAACTTTTCGGACTATACTTAAACGATGGATCCACAGGATTATGAATCATACGCACTTTATTGCTATCTACTAATTTAACTACTTGATTATAAGTATGATGTGATATACATACCACCTTTTCCGCCAGAAAAAAAGGAATCGTAAACCACAACAATTTTATTAACTTCTTTTTAAATATATTGGTTTCGCAATCTAACATACTTAAATCATGAACGGTTAGTACAGTCCGGCACCCAATCAAGCCCAACATACAGTAATGTATATCTCCCGTAATGTGATTGATACCTTTTCTATTACGATTTTTAAATACAAAAATTATGTTTCTAATTAAGCTTAAAACATCAGCCCTTCGAGCAGGGACAACATATTCATTCACATTATTTCTATTAGATACCTCGGTTACTAATGTTCGGAAAACTTTTCCAATGCTGTAACCTGCTTTAGGACTACGGTAAAAGTAACTAATATTCATATTTATATTAAAGTCATCTTAAATCTCTAGTATATTCTGAGTTAATAAACAATCCTTTGTATGGTATAAAAAGATCTGGATATTGAGCAATTGATTGAAAGAAATATAAAATGCTTAGAAAGAAAATCAGCAACATTACAATAATCTTATCATTATGGCTTTTAAACAATAAAAACTGACTTACAATGAGTATTGGCTCAAACATATTAAAATATAGACTACCCCTACTCACTAATATCGTTAGGGAACTAGAGAATAGAAAGTAAAGTAGTATGCCTAAGATATAGGTATTAAGAATAAGATTATAGTACGGCATTTTCAAGGTCAATATCTTTCTTGCATAAATAAATATTATGACAAAAACTATACGCTTAATCAATCCTATTGTGCTTACACTATATTCCTTTGCATTTTCTATACCACCTTCTAAATAAAACATTACTTTATCACCAACGCCCCCAAAACTACTTAATACTTTAAATGCATCATAAGGTAGAGATGTTCTTCCAAGTAAGAAAGCACCGAAAATTAAACCCATTAACAAATATTTATTCCACGAAGTGTTTAGAAAATAAATCGGGATGCATATAATTGCTGTTGTGTGAAATGCGGTAGCAAAGAGAATACAACCAAAAAAACGATAGATGTCTCTATTAATAATAAACTTTATTGAGTATAAAACAAAAGAAATGGCTAAAAGTTGCCGATGGGAGCCCATAACACCCATAGTAAATGCATAGAATAAAAGTATAGATGGAAATATATATGGTGAAAGCTTTTTAATCCCTTTAAAAATAAAGGCATAATAAATTAGTGAATGTACTATTAACAATAAAGTATATTTATTAGTAAATAGTTTAACTAGCCAACAAAGGATGCTATATCCAAATTCCATCCCCGTGTTCAATGGAGAAGTACTTTCGATAGTATCAATACTTTCAAAATGGACTAGATAGGGTATCCAATCGGTACCTGTTTCCCATCTTAATCCGATCTGAAAAGAAATTAGAAGATATGTTAATATCAGAAAGGTCATCTTCAAGCTTTTAGAAAGTTGATAATAAACTTCTAAAATCGAAAAGCTCAACAATGTGAAATATGTAAACAGATAAATACCCAAAGCCTGTATATATAAAATAGTTAGTGGAAAATAGTAAAAAGCTAAGCCATTTATTTAACATTTATAAACTATATCTAACATTTGCTTTACCCTAACATCATAGGTATGATTTAATAAAAAATGTTCACGCTGTAAGGTTGCCATCTCATATCTA
This genomic window contains:
- a CDS encoding NAD-dependent epimerase/dehydratase family protein — translated: MKLTITGTSGFTGQNLIPYLAEYEIYKLSLRYVPNQEIYLNDKEAIIHLAGKAHDLKNASQPQDYYNANFELTKQLYDAFLKSDARKFIYISSVKAAADSVNDILTEEIKPDPQTHYGKSKLMAEEYIKSQPLPEGKSYYILRPCMIHGPGNKGNLNLLYKFVSKGIPYPLAAFENKRSFLSIENFCFVIKELLEREIPSGVYNLADDKSLATKELVAEIALSLNLKPRLWSVPVTLIKVLAQIGGVLRLPLNSERLNKLTESYVVSNNKIKNALGKELPVSAREGLRKTILSFKQ
- a CDS encoding Fic family protein, whose amino-acid sequence is MPNTQQPQPFAAMEANVVNSSEVALSTFVLGRRFCAPKSPNVASSESLKADNRTIVQKLASLRFFDVRYNCPTHAGVLLFGKSPEFFLFGAYVQYVSFKGLTLGSEINNELKFSGDLFSVLLKLDTFIETSLIKRHPVPVTVLREETVKNYSFCAIRELMMNAIMHRDYESNTPIRFYEYSNRIELMNPGNLYGNARPENFPNVNDYRNPVIAEALKILGYVNSKVSLFLAPLSLRFSRGVTRVKEELLENGNGSALFDFSKLTVFEVTVPISAHYLAFTDPVTDPVADPVIQLLKLLAQGELSSSEMRARLGIKHRATFRDNYIHPAISLGLIVQTIPEKPNSRLQKYKLTERARKYLSENVIKN
- a CDS encoding helix-turn-helix domain-containing protein; translated protein: MATNKFKTVSLETMIDKHIGKRGTEKREAFENELRIDLLGQAIKQARQERNMTQKELGELVGVQKAQISKIENSVKNARFETIMKVFEALGAKVNFNVELNNKKLAY
- a CDS encoding type II toxin-antitoxin system RelE/ParE family toxin, whose product is MKPNFDIELLPEAIEFLENLDHKSREKIYYNIKKAQFVNDNELFKKLNDFIWEFRTLYNGKAFRLFSFWVKSNGKETLVVATHGILKKTQKTPTNEIKKAEEIRKQYLEYKAKNK
- a CDS encoding Fic family protein — translated: MITKIQLRELLLDLESDRVERTVSTNNTQKFAIAICAFANDFSKVTVFEVKVPISSHYLAFTDLVIQLLKLLAQGELSSSEMRARLGIKHRANFRDNYIHPAISLGLIVQTIPEKPNSRLQKYKLTARAIKYLEKIK
- a CDS encoding glycosyltransferase family 2 protein, whose protein sequence is MKISGSIVLFKHTIGQLMKLLASLYSSNMKLFLIDNSKIEILGDSTLNCSRKIELIYIHNPSNPGFGAAHNIAIKKAIDAGSKYHFIINPDIIIEEDVFTPMINYMEQNPDVGMLMPKVLNEDGTIQHLPKLLPHPAWIFRRKLKKIDLNHQKFINKYELRDFSKDQILNVPILSGCFTLLRLDAIKEVGMYDENFFMYFEDFDLSRRMHQKYKTVYFPEVCVYHGYEGGANKSFKLFKIFLKSMFTYFNKWGWFNDKERKEMNKSTLEQFKS
- a CDS encoding glycosyltransferase family 4 protein codes for the protein MKKVGRVLVNASILSKQLNGVSVYTIEVLKKLINHFQTDKIDFTIYSYDVEHLEFIPQINVEYIRLPAILEKIFCKKRSLHRILWNWLVLKKIALGYDVVYSPSTHGFFAGTSQQVITIHDLICLNYPRQNKMQYFYFKYLVPKIIKKSKVIAISNFTRHEVLTKYNISDNQISTIYNGADHFYNRQSQQVNKSSEVFGFNLKTEKYFLTVGANYPHKNIMMLLEVANSLKGSGYKFVIVGCNGSYRVAVEKAIQEKLLTNIILMPYVSNDELSSLYEYSIANIYISLLEGFGFPPIEASFYKKISFVANTSCMPEIYGDSVIYVDPYNLMDILEKITLFINGDIDQEKYSSHLKKLKLMYEWRKTADSIFDLIINTLNEQN
- a CDS encoding glycosyltransferase gives rise to the protein MNISYFYRSPKAGYSIGKVFRTLVTEVSNRNNVNEYVVPARRADVLSLIRNIIFVFKNRNRKGINHITGDIHYCMLGLIGCRTVLTVHDLSMLDCETNIFKKKLIKLLWFTIPFFLAEKVVCISHHTYNQVVKLVDSNKVRMIHNPVDPSFKYSPKSFNISCPAILQVGTGWNKNLDNIIEVIRDFNCTLIIIGSVALEQELRMKDYGISYLIKEGLSDIELISEYQACDIVSFCSIYEGFGMPIIEGNAIGRCVLTSDIEPMPEVAGDAACFVDPRDKESILKGLIKITSDHKYRFDLIEAGKSNAERFNINRIAHLYELVYMELSHNLN
- a CDS encoding EpsG family protein, encoding MTFLILTYLLISFQIGLRWETGTDWIPYLVHFESIDTIESTSPLNTGMEFGYSILCWLVKLFTNKYTLLLIVHSLIYYAFIFKGIKKLSPYIFPSILLFYAFTMGVMGSHRQLLAISFVLYSIKFIINRDIYRFFGCILFATAFHTTAIICIPIYFLNTSWNKYLLMGLIFGAFLLGRTSLPYDAFKVLSSFGGVGDKVMFYLEGGIENAKEYSVSTIGLIKRIVFVIIFIYARKILTLKMPYYNLILNTYILGILLYFLFSSSLTILVSRGSLYFNMFEPILIVSQFLLFKSHNDKIIVMLLIFFLSILYFFQSIAQYPDLFIPYKGLFINSEYTRDLR